Within Microbacterium oryzae, the genomic segment CGGTTCCGCCGACCTGGCGCGCCATGCGCAGCGTCTCCACGATGCGATCCGCCATCGGGTCGGCGAGCGCGGTCTTCAGGCGGTCGGCGCTGGAGTCGAAGTGGCCGGAGGCCGCCATATCGCGCTCGAATGCGGCGAAGGCCCCCCGGAGGGGCGCCGGCGCCGACCAGGCGAGGGACGAGATGGCGTCGGGCAGCGACATGCCGGCCCGGACGGAGGCGATGAGGAGGTCGCAGACATCGGGCCAGAGCGTCCGTCTGCTCCGCACGAGACGCACCGCACGCGAACGCAGCCACAGCAGGGGCGCGGCGGCGCCCGCACCGGCCGCCAGCAGCGCGAGGACGACCACCGAGGTGGCGAGCCAGACCGCCGCGGCCGCGGCGAGCGCCGCCGCCGCGCAGAGCGCACCGAGGACGCGCGAGGGGATGTGCGCGAGTCCCGCCGATTCCAGCAGCGCGGACAGCGCGGTCGGTCGTGTGCGGACGACGCGCTCGCGCACCGGCCAGAGCCACGGCGCCAGCGCGAGGAGCACCCCGGCGGCGAGCGCGGCGCCGAGGAGGAGGGTCACCGCCATCGCTCCCCCGTCCGGAAGAGCGTGCGCGTCTCCGGCACGCCATCGTCCACGCGCCCCGTCGGAGCGATGATCTCCTGCACTCGGCGGCGTCCGTCCTCCGCGCGCTGGCAGTGCACGACGAGATCCACGCTCGCGGCGATCGCGGGCACCACGAACTCGCGCCCGATGTTCCGTCCCGCCAGGAGCGGCAGCGCGGCGAGCTTCCCCAGCGCATCGAAGGCGGAGTTGGCGTGGATCGTGGCTGCTCCCGGGATGCCGGTGTTGAGCGCGAGGAGGAGGTCCAGCGCCTCGGCGTCGCGCACCTCGCCCACGACGATGCGGTCGGGGCGCATCCGCAGCGCCTCCTTCACCAGGCGGCGGAGCGTGATCTCGCCCGTGCCCTCCAGGCTCGGCTGGCGCCCCTGGAGCGCGACGAGATCGGGCGCATCCACGCCCAGCTCGAACGTCTCCTCGACCGTCACGATCCGGTGCGAGGGCGGGCAGGCCGCGATGAGCGCGCCGAGGAGCGTGGTCTTGCCCGCATGCGTGGCGCCGGACACCAGCACGCTGCGCCCGTGTCGCATCGCGTCACGGAGCAGCGCGGCGGCCTCCGGCGCCAGCGATCCGATCTCCTCCAGCTGCTCCAGGCTCCGCACGTGCGGCAGGAACTTGCGGATGTTCACGGCCCAGTGACGCCGCGCGATGCCGCCCAGGACCACATGCAGACGCGAGCCGTCGGGGAGCGCCGCGTCGACGAACGGCTGCGACAGGTCGATGCGCCGGCCCGTCGCATGGAGCATCCGCTCCACGAGGTCGCGCACGGCGGAATCGGTGAGCGCCAGCGGGAGGCGCTCGGAGACCCCGTCTCGCGCGACGAAGATCTTGTCCGGTGCGTTGATCCAGAGCTCCTCCACGGACGGGTCGTCGAGATGCTCCTGCAGCGGGCCGTATCCGGTGACCGCCGCGAGCACCTCGCGCACGGCCGCCTGCTCGTCGTCGACCGGTGCCAGTCCGCGTGCCAGGGCGAAGTCGTTGTGCCGACGCACCTCCGCCTGCGCGATCCGGCGCACGGCGTCGGGCACCCGCGAGGGATCGGTCTGGTCGGCTCTCAGCCGGTCCCGGACTCGCTCGGCGACGACGCTCATGACGGGGGTCACCCGGCCATCCTCACTCAACCGGCGAAACAGCCCCGGAACTTATCCACAGGCGCCGCCAGCGGCTAGGCGGCGCGGGCGCGGGCCATCCGCTGCACCGTGCGCACCACCCCGCGCAGCGGCACGCCCACCACACCCGCGAGCACACCCGAGGGCGAGCGGTCGAGCGGGCCGAGCACCTGCTTCCGCTCCCACGCATCGCGCAGCATCCCGCCTCGCCGAGACCAGGAAGCTCGGGGCGGAAGCACCCCCGCCCGCCGCAGGCCGACGAGCTCAGCGAGCTGCTCGCGCCAGTCGTCATCGCCCGCCGAGTGCAGGTAGTTGTCGATCCGCCAGCGCGGTTCGGCATGGCGGAACCGGCGCGCGACCACATCGTCCTCGTCGCCGAGGAGCCCGCTGCCCGCGAAGACGAGATTGATCATCTCCGCCGACACCCCGAAGGTGTCGAGGGCGAGCACCGGGATCTCTCGCGCGACCGCCTCGATCGCGGCGGTCGAGCTCACCGTCAGCAGCCCCTCGGCCTCGTCGAGGGCCTCCGCCATCGGCGCGGTCGAGAGCACGACGTTCGGCGGCAGCACCCCGA encodes:
- a CDS encoding CpaF family protein, coding for MTPVMSVVAERVRDRLRADQTDPSRVPDAVRRIAQAEVRRHNDFALARGLAPVDDEQAAVREVLAAVTGYGPLQEHLDDPSVEELWINAPDKIFVARDGVSERLPLALTDSAVRDLVERMLHATGRRIDLSQPFVDAALPDGSRLHVVLGGIARRHWAVNIRKFLPHVRSLEQLEEIGSLAPEAAALLRDAMRHGRSVLVSGATHAGKTTLLGALIAACPPSHRIVTVEETFELGVDAPDLVALQGRQPSLEGTGEITLRRLVKEALRMRPDRIVVGEVRDAEALDLLLALNTGIPGAATIHANSAFDALGKLAALPLLAGRNIGREFVVPAIAASVDLVVHCQRAEDGRRRVQEIIAPTGRVDDGVPETRTLFRTGERWR
- a CDS encoding type II secretion system F family protein yields the protein MAVTLLLGAALAAGVLLALAPWLWPVRERVVRTRPTALSALLESAGLAHIPSRVLGALCAAAALAAAAAVWLATSVVVLALLAAGAGAAAPLLWLRSRAVRLVRSRRTLWPDVCDLLIASVRAGMSLPDAISSLAWSAPAPLRGAFAAFERDMAASGHFDSSADRLKTALADPMADRIVETLRMARQVGGTELTPVLRALSASVRADAALRAEVESRQSWTRGAAILGAGAPWVIVALLAMRPEGAAAYASPEGNALLLAGAVVSLVAFRVMLRIGRLPEPRRWFA